The Haemophilus parainfluenzae genome window below encodes:
- the lptE gene encoding LPS assembly lipoprotein LptE, with protein sequence MMKSIKTLCFVGATAFLTACGWHLDNGAAVPAELKTMALESSDPYSEMSMAMRKQLLSNNVNLVPAKQGVPVLRLNKQTSNDKVASVFRQGREAEKVLTLDVEASVRLANGETYPISAKINRTFFDNSRAALAKSAERDVIWNDMREQAARQLINKMAAFQHQVQGK encoded by the coding sequence ATGATGAAATCAATCAAAACACTCTGCTTTGTTGGGGCAACAGCCTTTTTAACTGCTTGTGGTTGGCACTTAGATAATGGTGCGGCTGTTCCTGCAGAATTAAAAACAATGGCCCTTGAAAGTAGCGACCCATATAGTGAAATGTCAATGGCAATGCGTAAGCAACTGCTTAGCAACAATGTAAACCTTGTTCCTGCAAAACAAGGTGTGCCAGTGTTGCGTTTAAATAAACAGACTTCAAACGATAAAGTGGCGTCAGTCTTTAGACAAGGCCGTGAAGCAGAGAAAGTATTGACCCTTGATGTTGAAGCAAGTGTACGTTTAGCAAACGGAGAAACCTATCCAATCTCTGCAAAAATCAACCGCACTTTCTTTGATAACTCACGTGCTGCATTAGCAAAATCAGCTGAACGTGATGTGATTTGGAATGATATGCGCGAACAAGCGGCTCGCCAATTAATTAATAAAATGGCCGCCTTTCAACACCAAGTTCAAGGAAAATAA
- a CDS encoding sulfatase-like hydrolase/transferase: MIPSIFLSLFFIATVIFIVNSHYRWTYFFAIALFVLLFNSMFAITGQWQRGLNFASVLFVVLMLFHRMKIHYYKQPLLISDFWLVTDWRNWETLLHYKGAIFGVLGLLGLLGYAVLGWSDVESASTGFRVFAAILAATSFGLMWHYSKDPDATKVWLDSLPDDGRDVFLNLPMSCRGVFFKVPEFEGNSQKFKEKMTVLLSEKADSKTESAEKPDIVVCLQESTLNPHQFDFDAETIPPFSMFNKQEDTVFVSPLRVHTVGGATWKSEFAFLAGVPSTDFGALASGVFYSVVPHLQTGFIKNLREQGYFCVALSPFTKGNYNAKPAYDHFGFDLMLQPQDLGYPASISKNLWHISSEEMMYYTKLILQKQHLSLENVQQPMFVYVLTMKEHGPYNTNMPNHFNLASKRLGGKAISCLNDYIDRIDSLNEAIEGLNDYLKSRETPYVFGYFGDHQVAFDNQLPPKKGNFANPDYVTQFVVRTNRKTDFVQQQDFLDLAFVGGVLLDVAGLSPKDDFMRANIAMRQLSQGKLEDAEDMDLVNSYRNYLYQDLKIAQ, encoded by the coding sequence ATGATTCCAAGTATTTTTCTGAGCTTATTTTTTATTGCAACGGTGATTTTTATCGTCAATTCGCACTATCGTTGGACATATTTTTTTGCGATAGCATTATTTGTTTTATTGTTTAACTCAATGTTTGCGATAACTGGTCAATGGCAACGCGGATTGAATTTTGCGTCCGTACTTTTTGTGGTGTTGATGTTATTCCATCGAATGAAAATCCATTACTACAAACAACCTTTACTCATTTCAGATTTTTGGCTTGTGACAGACTGGCGAAATTGGGAAACCCTTTTACATTATAAAGGCGCAATTTTCGGTGTATTAGGGCTATTAGGCCTACTTGGCTATGCTGTCTTAGGTTGGTCAGATGTAGAAAGTGCCTCAACTGGATTTCGTGTATTCGCAGCAATACTTGCAGCAACGAGTTTTGGTTTAATGTGGCATTATTCTAAAGATCCGGATGCGACAAAAGTCTGGTTAGACTCATTGCCAGATGATGGTCGAGATGTTTTCTTAAACCTGCCTATGTCTTGTCGTGGCGTATTCTTTAAAGTGCCAGAATTTGAAGGTAATAGTCAAAAATTTAAAGAAAAAATGACCGTACTTTTAAGTGAAAAGGCTGACAGTAAAACTGAAAGTGCAGAAAAGCCCGACATTGTGGTTTGTTTACAAGAATCAACCTTGAATCCTCATCAATTTGATTTTGATGCAGAAACCATCCCACCATTTTCAATGTTTAATAAGCAGGAAGATACCGTATTTGTGAGTCCATTGCGTGTACATACGGTGGGCGGTGCAACGTGGAAATCTGAATTTGCTTTCCTTGCAGGGGTGCCTTCAACCGATTTTGGTGCTTTAGCAAGTGGGGTGTTTTATTCCGTTGTCCCACACTTACAGACGGGTTTTATTAAAAATCTCCGTGAGCAAGGCTATTTTTGCGTGGCGTTATCGCCTTTTACGAAAGGTAACTACAATGCAAAACCTGCTTATGACCACTTTGGTTTTGATTTGATGTTGCAACCACAAGATTTAGGCTATCCCGCATCAATCAGCAAAAATCTCTGGCATATTAGCAGTGAAGAGATGATGTATTACACCAAACTGATTTTGCAGAAACAGCATTTATCATTGGAAAATGTACAACAGCCCATGTTTGTTTATGTGCTTACGATGAAAGAGCACGGCCCTTACAACACGAATATGCCAAATCATTTTAATTTGGCGAGTAAGCGTTTAGGGGGAAAAGCGATTTCTTGCTTGAACGATTATATTGATCGTATTGATAGCCTTAATGAGGCAATCGAAGGCTTGAATGATTACTTAAAATCGCGTGAAACACCTTATGTATTCGGTTATTTTGGTGATCACCAAGTCGCTTTTGATAATCAGCTCCCACCGAAAAAAGGTAATTTTGCAAATCCAGATTATGTGACTCAATTTGTGGTTAGAACTAATCGTAAAACTGACTTTGTTCAACAGCAAGATTTCTTAGATTTAGCCTTTGTTGGTGGCGTATTACTTGATGTGGCAGGTTTATCACCGAAAGATGACTTTATGCGAGCAAATATCGCTATGCGTCAGTTAAGCCAAGGTAAGCTTGAAGATGCAGAGGATATGGATTTAGTGAATAGTTATCGAAATTATCTGTATCAAGATTTAAAAATTGCACAATAA
- the mutT gene encoding 8-oxo-dGTP diphosphatase MutT yields MSKPIIQVAAGIIRNEFGQLYLTQRLEGQDFAQALEFPGGKVDADETPEEALKRELEEEIGIHILNAELYERFQFEYPTKILDFSFYLVTEWIGEPFGREGQEGFWLEQRELDAGQFPPANLKLIQRLVAESVK; encoded by the coding sequence ATGAGTAAGCCTATCATTCAAGTTGCGGCAGGGATTATTCGTAATGAATTTGGGCAGTTATATTTGACCCAGCGCTTAGAAGGGCAAGATTTTGCGCAAGCATTAGAATTTCCTGGCGGTAAAGTTGATGCAGATGAAACCCCTGAAGAAGCCTTAAAAAGAGAATTGGAAGAAGAGATTGGCATTCATATTTTAAATGCTGAACTGTACGAACGTTTTCAATTTGAATATCCAACAAAAATTTTAGATTTTAGTTTTTATTTGGTCACTGAATGGATCGGCGAGCCTTTTGGACGAGAAGGCCAGGAAGGTTTTTGGCTTGAACAACGTGAGCTTGATGCAGGACAATTCCCGCCAGCAAATTTAAAGCTGATTCAGCGTTTAGTGGCTGAAAGTGTCAAATAA
- the yggU gene encoding DUF167 family protein YggU — protein MSAIEQTPEGLRLKIILQPKASKDQIVGLHDDKLKITITAPPVNGQANAHLLKFLSKAFKVPKSSIVLEKGELNRHKQVWIPSPKLIPSEIQNLL, from the coding sequence ATGTCTGCAATCGAACAAACGCCTGAAGGACTACGTCTTAAAATCATTCTGCAACCCAAAGCCAGTAAAGATCAAATTGTGGGATTGCATGATGATAAACTCAAGATCACGATCACGGCTCCACCAGTTAATGGTCAAGCAAATGCTCACTTGCTAAAATTTTTGAGTAAAGCATTCAAAGTACCTAAGAGCTCAATAGTTCTTGAAAAAGGTGAATTAAACCGACATAAACAAGTTTGGATTCCTTCGCCTAAATTAATTCCATCTGAAATTCAAAATCTCTTATAA
- the leuS gene encoding leucine--tRNA ligase yields the protein MQQHYRPDLIEPAVQQYWAENKVFKAIKDTSKEKYYCLSMFPYPSGRLHMGHVRNYTIGDVVSRYQRMNGKNVLQPIGWDAFGLPAEGAAIKNKTAPAKWTYENIEYMKNQLKMLGFGYDWDREITTCRPEYYKWEQWFFTELYKKGLVYKKNSTVNWCPNDVTVLANEQVHDGCCWRCDTPVEQKEIPQWFIKITDYAEQLLGGLDQLPQWPDMVKTMQRNWIGRSEGVEITFDVADTAEKVAVYTTRPDTFYGVSYLGIAAAHPLADLAAEKNPELAEFIREAKNAKVAEADLATMEKKGMATGLFAIHPLTGEKLPIWVANFVLMHYGTGAVMAVPAHDQRDFEFAQKYDLPIKQVIAPLADEEIDLTKQAFVEHGKLVNSAEFDGLDFDGAFNGIADKLEKLGVGKRQVNYRLRDWGVSRQRYWGTPIPMLTLPNGETVPAPIEDLPIILPEDVVMDGVKSPIKADPNWAKTTFNGEPALKETDTFDTFMESSWYYARYTSPSYAEGMLDKDEANYWLPVDQYIGGIEHATMHLLYFRFFHKLLRDAGFVTSDEPAQKLLCQGMVLADAFYYTSPTNERIWVSPTQVTLERDEKGRIIKATDPEGRELVHTGMTKMSKSKNNGIDPQEMVEKYGADTVRLFMMFASPAEMTLEWQESGVEGAKRFLGRVWNLVYEYSQNPAKTALDMTALSADQKALRRDVHKTIAKVSDDIGRRQTFNTAIAAVMELMNKLTRAPLESEQDRAVMAEALSAVVRMLYPITPHICFELWKALGNESNIDHAEWVKADEAAMVEDEKLIVVQVNGKVRGKVTVAADAGEETVKTVAFSDENVKKFTDNTQIVKVIYVPGKLLNVVVKPQ from the coding sequence ATGCAACAACATTACCGTCCCGATTTGATTGAACCTGCAGTTCAACAATATTGGGCTGAAAATAAAGTCTTCAAAGCAATCAAAGATACATCTAAAGAAAAATATTACTGCCTTTCAATGTTCCCTTACCCATCTGGTCGTTTACACATGGGCCACGTGCGTAACTACACGATCGGTGATGTGGTTTCTCGTTATCAACGTATGAACGGCAAAAATGTGTTACAGCCTATTGGTTGGGATGCATTTGGTTTACCGGCTGAAGGTGCTGCGATTAAAAATAAAACCGCGCCCGCGAAATGGACTTACGAAAATATCGAATACATGAAAAACCAGCTCAAAATGTTGGGCTTTGGTTATGACTGGGATCGCGAAATTACGACCTGCCGTCCAGAATACTACAAATGGGAACAATGGTTCTTCACTGAGCTTTACAAAAAAGGCTTAGTGTACAAAAAAAACTCAACCGTAAACTGGTGTCCGAATGATGTAACTGTGTTGGCGAACGAACAAGTGCACGACGGTTGTTGTTGGCGTTGTGATACTCCAGTAGAACAAAAAGAGATCCCTCAATGGTTTATTAAAATCACTGATTATGCAGAACAATTATTAGGTGGATTAGACCAACTTCCACAATGGCCAGACATGGTAAAAACCATGCAACGCAACTGGATTGGCCGTTCTGAAGGGGTAGAAATTACTTTTGATGTGGCAGATACCGCAGAAAAAGTTGCGGTTTATACGACCCGTCCAGATACCTTCTATGGTGTAAGTTATTTAGGTATTGCAGCAGCGCATCCATTAGCGGACTTAGCGGCAGAAAAGAATCCTGAATTAGCCGAATTCATCCGTGAAGCAAAAAATGCCAAAGTGGCGGAAGCAGACCTTGCCACGATGGAGAAAAAAGGGATGGCAACCGGCTTATTCGCCATTCATCCATTAACCGGTGAAAAATTACCGATTTGGGTCGCTAACTTTGTATTAATGCATTACGGTACTGGCGCAGTAATGGCGGTTCCAGCACATGACCAACGTGACTTTGAATTTGCTCAAAAATACGATTTACCAATTAAACAAGTGATCGCACCGCTTGCTGATGAAGAAATTGATTTAACCAAACAAGCTTTTGTTGAGCACGGTAAATTAGTGAACTCTGCTGAGTTTGACGGTTTAGATTTTGATGGTGCATTCAACGGTATCGCGGATAAATTAGAAAAATTAGGCGTGGGTAAACGCCAAGTGAATTACCGTTTACGTGACTGGGGTGTTTCCCGTCAACGTTATTGGGGGACACCAATTCCAATGCTGACCTTACCAAACGGTGAAACCGTACCGGCGCCAATCGAAGATTTACCGATTATCCTGCCAGAAGACGTGGTCATGGACGGCGTGAAAAGCCCAATTAAAGCCGATCCAAACTGGGCGAAAACTACCTTCAATGGTGAACCTGCATTAAAAGAAACCGATACCTTTGATACCTTTATGGAATCGTCTTGGTATTACGCACGCTACACCTCGCCAAGCTATGCGGAAGGTATGTTAGATAAAGATGAAGCTAATTACTGGTTACCGGTGGATCAATATATCGGTGGTATTGAGCACGCGACCATGCACTTGCTCTACTTCCGTTTCTTCCACAAACTATTGCGTGATGCAGGTTTCGTAACGAGCGACGAGCCAGCACAAAAATTATTATGCCAAGGCATGGTATTAGCTGATGCGTTCTACTACACCAGCCCGACCAACGAGCGTATTTGGGTGAGCCCAACGCAAGTGACCCTTGAGCGTGATGAAAAAGGTCGTATCATCAAAGCCACTGATCCGGAAGGCCGTGAATTGGTGCATACCGGTATGACCAAAATGTCGAAATCCAAAAACAACGGTATCGACCCACAAGAGATGGTGGAAAAATACGGTGCAGATACCGTGCGTCTTTTCATGATGTTCGCGTCTCCTGCAGAAATGACACTTGAATGGCAAGAATCTGGCGTAGAAGGAGCAAAACGTTTCTTAGGTCGTGTATGGAATTTAGTGTATGAATACAGCCAAAATCCTGCAAAAACCGCTTTAGATATGACCGCACTTTCTGCAGACCAAAAAGCACTTCGCCGTGATGTCCATAAAACAATCGCGAAAGTGAGCGATGACATTGGTCGCCGTCAAACGTTCAATACCGCTATCGCAGCAGTAATGGAGTTAATGAATAAATTAACCCGTGCGCCATTAGAAAGCGAACAAGATCGTGCGGTTATGGCAGAAGCATTAAGCGCAGTCGTGCGTATGCTTTACCCTATCACACCACATATCTGCTTTGAGTTATGGAAAGCTTTAGGTAACGAAAGCAACATCGACCATGCAGAATGGGTGAAAGCTGATGAAGCAGCGATGGTAGAAGATGAAAAACTTATCGTGGTGCAAGTCAACGGTAAAGTACGCGGTAAAGTGACTGTTGCAGCTGATGCGGGTGAAGAAACCGTGAAAACTGTTGCATTTTCAGATGAAAACGTGAAGAAATTTACTGACAATACACAAATCGTGAAAGTGATTTATGTACCAGGTAAATTGTTAAATGTGGTGGTTAAACCGCAATAA
- the holA gene encoding DNA polymerase III subunit delta, with the protein MNRIFPEQLASNLNSHLAKVYFLVGTDPLLLSESEDLIHQAALLQGFDEKNQITIDTNTDWPALIEASQSMGLFFNKQIFILNLPENLTALLQKNLQQFISGLNEDSLLVLTLPKLSKAAEKQEWFIQANQLEPQAVIVNCQTPNSEQLSRWVKHRTKNMGLSADEEAVQLLCYSYENNLLALKQALQLLDLLYPDHKLTYNRVKSVVEQSSVFTPFQWIDALLSGKANRSKRILRGLQAEDVQPVILLRTLQRELLTLLELTKPQLRNPSLNTNLPTQTLKADFDRLKIWQNRRHLYMAAIQRLTYQKLFEILQELADIERTTKQEYGQDVWVKLADLSVKFCL; encoded by the coding sequence ATGAACCGCATTTTTCCTGAGCAACTGGCCTCTAACCTGAACAGCCATTTAGCGAAAGTCTATTTTTTGGTTGGGACAGATCCCCTGTTGCTCAGTGAAAGTGAAGATCTCATTCATCAAGCTGCTCTTCTTCAAGGTTTCGATGAAAAAAATCAAATCACCATAGATACTAATACTGACTGGCCTGCATTAATTGAGGCCAGCCAATCTATGGGGCTCTTTTTTAATAAGCAAATTTTCATTCTCAATTTACCCGAAAATTTGACCGCACTTTTGCAAAAAAACCTTCAGCAATTTATCAGTGGATTAAATGAAGATAGCTTGCTTGTTCTCACCTTGCCTAAATTGTCTAAAGCAGCCGAAAAACAAGAGTGGTTTATTCAGGCAAATCAACTTGAGCCACAAGCTGTTATTGTTAACTGCCAAACACCGAATTCAGAACAACTTTCTCGTTGGGTGAAGCATCGTACAAAAAACATGGGGTTATCAGCAGATGAGGAAGCCGTTCAACTACTTTGTTATAGCTATGAAAATAATCTCCTGGCATTGAAACAAGCATTACAGCTTTTAGATTTGCTTTATCCTGATCACAAACTCACGTATAACCGCGTTAAATCAGTCGTAGAGCAATCTTCTGTCTTTACCCCTTTCCAATGGATTGATGCTTTGTTGTCAGGCAAGGCAAATCGCTCAAAGCGAATTTTGCGAGGTTTACAAGCTGAAGATGTGCAACCTGTCATTTTATTGCGTACTTTACAACGTGAACTGCTCACCTTGTTAGAATTAACAAAACCACAGCTACGTAATCCCTCTCTTAATACGAATTTGCCTACACAGACACTCAAAGCGGATTTTGACCGCCTCAAAATTTGGCAGAATCGTCGTCACCTTTATATGGCAGCGATACAACGGCTCACCTATCAAAAGCTCTTTGAAATATTGCAAGAGTTGGCAGATATTGAGCGCACAACCAAGCAAGAATATGGTCAAGATGTGTGGGTAAAATTGGCAGACTTATCGGTTAAATTTTGCTTATAA